The Mugil cephalus isolate CIBA_MC_2020 chromosome 8, CIBA_Mcephalus_1.1, whole genome shotgun sequence genome segment CTCATTCACTCATATTGATTAACTATGCACCTGCAGCCACTTGAGattattttgtctgtgtctatgtgtgtttttttctctctccaggtGTTGCCTGTTCAACAAGCACCAGGCGAACATTGACTCATTTGTCACGCACTGCTCCAGGGTATGCATGTCACTCGTGTTGTTGTGCGTGGGCGTCTCATTTCTTGTAGTGAAATGCAGCCACATCCAGATCCACGGACACAACGGAGGTTGACAAcgtctgttgtctctctctctctcttttctttttttggcaattTGTGCCTCAAGTTGGGTGGAGATTCTGGCTGGAAAGATTTATGTACTAATGGACCCATATCGCTTTACCACATCGGTGTGGTTTTCTTCATGCCTCTGCAGGCGGAGAAGGTGGACGCAGCGCTGCATAGTTTGCCTCAGCGGCAGCATCTAGCCTGTCTCGGCACCTGGATCCTCTACCACAACCTGAGGATCATGATCGCATGGTAAGAGGACGTATGTTTATCGCTGAGAACTGCTGCTCACAATTAAAGCACGATACGTCGACTCTCcgtaaatgtttgtattttttctaGGTACCTGTCAAATTCTTACGGTGGCTGTTGTCCACTCGGCAGCGTCTTCATGGCGAAGAGCGATTTTGAGGAGCGTGAGGACGAGCagcaaaaagagaagaaaggtaaacttttttttttgtttgcactgGCTTTATCTGAAATGGATGATCATATTATGAAAGTCCAAGTCTGCTTAGAAATACTGTCACTCCTTTAGGTTTTTGCTATGGATGCACCAATTGCGAAATTCTGTGCCGATACCGGTGTcgatatttaaaataacaattagGCCGATGccgattttttttctttgttatttacaTAATGCTGAACTGTTGTTTAAATCTTCTATCTTTTCATCGTAGCATCCCGATGGGCAAAAATTCAGTCAAATTTATTAAACTAACACAACCGACATTTAATAGACTATAACCTTTAATTAATATGTTTAATTGAAGttcttttcttaaaattaaCTTCTTTCTTAAAAATTCCTCAGCTAATTCTCAGTGAAATCGTCAGTATTGTATTGCCCAACAAAACCATTTCACTGATTTTAGCCTGATATAGAACaataagatttattttcagtatttacattaCCCAataaaaactgcttttttttgcgaaaataaaactttttttgccAGTGCCACTAGggtttgggtggcgtttttacagagcgagccagactgatgaggcATAAGGCAAAGTTTTGAAGTATACGATTGTAGAAATATCATATTGTATCTtctccagaaaaaaacactaacatAAACGTAGTGGTGTCAGTTAAATAAATGACCACATCAAAAAGCACAACAACGATCACTTCAGAgtctaaataataatatgaattaaGGTTTTATTATAGATCTGAAACTTTTAAACATATGTAACATATATACATTGCATAAATGGCTATAAAAGCGTATGCTTATATAGACATTTATGTAatgtatatgtgttatatattattttgtctttttttggggggtttatAATCATTAGTTCTTTCTCTTTGTATGTacaacatatttttatacatataaaataaataaattcattcaacGCCTGCATGTTCAATAACAGGCTCttccactaggtggcagcattgtaacaaaatacatttttcatatgtgGGCTCCATGATTGACCTGATTTACTTTAGAGTTTTATGTGGTACCTTTACCACATAAAACTACCCATGACTACCCATAATCAGTTGTTAATTATTGATCACAGGTGAACCGTATACCGAAGGTGGCCAAACCCAACAGCTATGAACCTCCTGGCTGGAGGACACAAGAAGGAGACCAAGGTAACgcaatacacacattttttggatcagtagtttttatttgctcttgTGTGCATTCAATCCCCCTCCaaaaagtgttatttatttagcaaccagtaaagaaaaagaaaaaaagataacatGGAATCTCTTGTAACTGCTGTTCCATATTGTAAAAATTGTTGTACTAAAACGGCAAAGAAaggtatactttttttttggcattgtcCTTATCTCAAAGGGATGATCACATTATGAAAGTCCATGTCTGAGCAGAAATAGTCTTATTCCTTGAAAAACGATCCTTTAGGTTTTTTGTAGGGATGCACTGATAGTGAAATTATGTGCCGATACAGGGATTGTGTTTCAAATAACAATTTGGccgattatttttctttgttatttaaaCATTACTGAACTGTTGTTTAAgtctttcatctcttcatcctATTATTCCAATGGGCACAAATTCAGTCAGTCaaatttatgtatttaagtctaagtgtaaaaacaatgggaaaataaaacatgttaataataaataacacaattatttgtttattatttggtATGCTCTGGTGCTGTCTGCACGCAGTTTTTTTAATGACTCACTACGTCGGAGGCTACGTGCGTAGCTCACTGCGTCGATGTGCCGCAGTACTATAAAGGCGGCTTGAGTACTTACTGGCGGTCATTTGAACTTCCCTCAGTCGTCCGTTTTTGATCGATTATGAGATTTGATGTGTTAAAATCCTTTATTACAGCACCGCCTCTAGAAGTATGGCTGGCAGATGTAGGTATTGCAAACTGCACATGACGAAACTTGCTTGAGACTGTGAAGTTCCGCCACACAATTGACATATTGTTTCAGCTGATCAAGGAAAATGCATGGACAGGGCGCCCCCTTCCGTCAATTgcaagtaaaaatatatatatatatatataggtatattTTGTACAGTCTTTcagtatcaaatttgaaagaatgtacaaaaaagacaagaataTACAGCAATCTGACAGCCAGTATATACAGTGCGGGTAGGGAATTtcaaaaaatgctgaaaaattGGAATATGATATAAACGCTAGGatcagattattgtgcaaaagaaCCTGTTGCATTTTTTGTGCAGTGTGCGTCCACAGGTGCTCCCAGAGTTTGACCGCTCAGCTCACAGATACTTGTTGAGCTACAGTCACATACCCTTtaagtcatttcattttgcctccaaaaaaaaagtgtctcatgtcgagttttcttttctttgacaccctttaaataaagacacacgCTTGCAGGaacaactgtaaatgtaaattacaCCACTGATATTCAAATCCAGTCGTCTCTGTGGCCCTTCAAGACTAACAATTATAATTTAGCTCGGTCGGTCGGTCACGTGTTCCGCGTAGACGCTCACTGGCCGCTGTCCTGACGTGCCCAGACGTGCCTCTAGCTCACTAATCGATGGTAAGGCGTCGGAGTAATTAGAAAAAACTCATGGCCCGGTGAGTAAGTTTTGGAATATTACAATATAAagataacaacaataataattaggtgaataaaagcacatttaaagtcattatttatatataatttatttatttagcattagGAATAATAAAGGGCAGATTATGAATCAGCACAAGGGAGCAAATTCGTGGCTATACGGTGTAAATTCTTGAGTAAGGTATgaaatgtcactgtgtgtgtgtgtgtgtgtgttttatgtgcatcAGGTTATAGCTTATCAATCATTTCATTCTGCAGAGACTGTAAGGAGGGGAGGTTGAAAGACAAAGGGGCTGCATGAGGCTCCGAAAGGCAAAGACCAGCCTACTTTTGCTTTGCACTGCTGAACATGGGTTGCCACAAGTTAACCAGTTACACTGTAAAGTATTTTTCCCGAATCTGAATACTTCCTCCAACCACCGGGAGCAGGGCTAGACTAAAAGTTCTTTGTTCTGCACCTCTCTCCAGGGAGCTCTGAGCTTTTGTTCTGTGATGTGGCACCGGTCAGCTCACGTGCCTTAGAAgtaaaatgtgattttgaaAGTCAAATTGTTATGGAAATGAGGTTTCATGAAGAGATAACAAATTACACAGGGACTCTCGGGCagccatatttattttaattcatgaaACGTAAGACAGaaattttaaatatagtttacagtcatttattttttttaaagactttgaTGCAACAAGTGGTGATTAATGCactttaaagtcatttttttgcCTCATTAAAATGGGTCTTTCTTATCACACCAAGCTGCCTACGCTCTACTTGACATCgtcttctctctgcaggtgaCTATGGTTATGAATGAACTCATGAATGCTTAGCCATGGTTTCGTCAATCCACTTCCTGTAGTGGCAGATATCCAACATCACAACGCGCTTTACACACGTATCAACCGGTTCGCTCACAATAATTCCATGTAAGACACCGTCGTGCTCCACGGCCGTACCCGAATCGCCCTGGAAGACAGAGATCGGAGGTGAGATTGTTTCGCATTTTGGAAGCTATAGAGGGAAGAAAACAAGGGGAGCCATAAAACAAGCAGGTTACTTACAAAGCAGACTTCTACATCTGGTTTAAAGGCACACATGACTGCAGCTTCATCAACGTGGTAGACTTTACCAGGTTTATCATTCTCACCACATTCAGTGATGGCAGTATTGGCACATCTCAGGCTACTTGATTCTGGGGATTTAAAACAAAGCGTCAACTAGTTAGTTatgttttcaaaacaaaaattgaACAGACTCTTTGAGTGTTTCTCACTTTTCAAGTCAGCCTTATGGGCTCCCCAGCCTCCAATCTCAACCTGCTTGTTCACCTCTAGTTTAGTACATTCAGCAGGAGGAAGGTTGATGGGGGTACTTTTAGAAGACGCATCCTTGGACAGTTTCACAAGCATAATGTCATGctccttcccctcctcatcTTTATAGATGAACTGCTGCTTAACTGGAATTTCTTGATCATATTTGTCCTTCCGCccgaagaaagaaaagattgaGCTCTTGGCTTTTTTATACCATGGCCTATGGCTTGTGTCAAGTTTGACGTTAATTTtcctgcagaaaaagaagaaaaaataaaacaggaaaggacattttaatcaaacaatgcaaatacacaaataatgcaacacattatatttaattttttaaaattctaacCAGATGGtctataatatttaaaatgtttcgtTTTACAGCATCTGTGTCACACAGAGAGgtgaaacacacatgaaacTTCTTACTGATTTCCACAGTGTGAAGCTGTGATGAACCAGCGTTTGTTAAGCAGAGCGCCTCCACAGGGCTTTTTCCCCTGAACAGTCTCTATCTGGACATGATACTTCCTTTCCCCGTCGCATTTCTTGCTCCCAATAACCCTCTTCTCGATTTCCCCAGAGGCTACGCCTGGTACGATGGAAGAAGAGCAGACGAGGAGTTGTGTCAGCAATTCGGTTGCAGACAATCAATCAGATCAATTGAGCACAtgtgagatggaaaaaaagtctttggatttaaaatgaataaaaaagaactCACCAGCaagcaccaaaacaacaaagcaaagctTCATCATGGTCCCTCTGCGTGTGGATCACTTCAGGTGGTGACCGTTCGATACTTCAGCTTTTTTATAGTGAGTCTCAGGTGTTGGAGAGGGGTGTTTATCGGCTGGTCTCTTGGGCGACGTGGATGTGCTCGAAAGCTATAGGTGGCCCTCAGCACCCTCCCCACACCCCAACACCTATTCAAACACCTGTTATGGCAGTAAAGTGAAGTGTGAGGGTGGGACGAGGAGAGTGCTGGGGAGGATCCAAGGAGTGTATGAAAATACTGTGCACACTGGCACCAGGTCACATCACCTTttatgctttgtgtgtgtgggggggattCATACGTTTTAGAATTCCtttatggttattttttttttccaaaaccttAAATTAGAACTTCGAACTGTTCAAGAAAAGCCTCTTGATCTCTACATTTGGTATCATTGCTTCAGATTTGTGTCTCACACTGTGTGACAACATGTCAGTGCGCTGCTTAATTATCGTATGACATCCAGTTTTTAACAGAGTACACCGCCAATTGGTCTGGAGTCCTTCTGCTGAATGCAAGACGACTTGTGTTGTAATCAGTCTACGGAGGAATTTGTGTTTACACAGTTTCCATATACTAGTAGTATGATTAAATTAGTGACATCCCAGTTACCCTGTAATAATGCTCCGCGCCACTAGTTGGATTAAACATCACCACGTAATAACATAAGCAATTATATGGGATAGAATATGTAGCAcatctgtaagaaaaaaagtgttttaatgcAAGACCTTCAGTTTattgttgaataaatgtgtggTAGAACAAGTTAAACCCACTTTTGCAATATTCCCTCTGTCTGATATTCATAGAAATACCACCATGCTTAGGTGTTCCCCATTTGGGCCCTGTAATAATGCTCTGTGCTATTACGTGGGAGCCTTCTCTGCCGCTGCTGCTCGCTGCCACCCCCCTCCAGACACTGCTCCGAGCCCAACACTTTTAAATTCCTTTTAAAAACCCAACTCTTTTAACGTTTAGCTACTTTACAGCGTTCATTTTAGCTGTTCTCAATTTCGATTTATTGTTATACTTAATGTGCTTTGTCTTATGTTGCGTTcgtaaagtgtctttgagttttgaaaagcgctatatacctaaaatgtattaatattatttatatggGACAGTATCTGTAGCACAtctgtgaggaaaaaaagggttttaatgcaagactttcagtttgttgtgcaatggtaaaaataaaaacaactttcaaaTGCAATATTCCCGCCGTCTGATATTCATACGAATACCACCACGCCATGCTTAGGTGTTCCTCATTTGACTGCAATCGTTTCTTATTTGCATATCTGTTGAAATTACGGTCAACTGAATAGGGATGGTAGTGGTGTTATGCTGAGGGCGAGTTTTATGAGGGGTTTATCCAGAAGACAGTTTTACCTAAGGTAAATTAGGACTCTTCTCTAGTTTGGGGAACCATAAGGACTTGAGAACCGGCACTGAACCCAAACGATGAACTCATAAAACTTTTAAGAACCCTGTGAGATTTTTTCTAAATCAGGAGTTGACTTTCAAATGTTATAAACATTTAACTAATTTAATTGGACTAGTAAATGAATACTGTCCAAAATACTATCGCTGTTAATCTTATGCACTGCGTATAGGTTACATCATTGTGAGGCCGcgacagtttgttttcttttaacatttattacaAATAAAGTTTGCAAGCAATCAATGAATCGCACAAGAAGCTGTTCCTTGACAGTagtaataaaaacactttattctctgttgtcCATAAACGCTAtgattatttaaacatttttgtaaatttgttcagCAAATTAggatcaaataaaaatacaaactctCACGTATTattgccaacaaaacaaaagttaagcattttataataaaaaaaaaaaaatcataaaaacttTTCTCTCCAGGTGCATATAACTGTAGTTCAGAAAATGGGACTTTTTACAAGCAGGCAGACGACGCTTTCTGACGAGACAATGGAGTCAGACAATGAGACGgcaataaaattacatttaaaaaaaaaaaaaaaaaatgataataacaataagtaaCATTCCCTGTGCAAAAGGTTGGGCGAGACAAAGAGGCAGACGAAAGGGTTTGTGTCCAGTCCTTCAGTGTAGGACTGATACATGCCGATATgttttgcatatgtacaaaGAGTTTCTCCTTCTGTGTAAGTTGTCACGGAGCAACAATCCTTCATTAGCACTCCTGTTCAGTATTTGTTTGGTTACTCTGAGGCAAAAGGTAcaggaacagaaagaaaaacagcataaatattaattaaaaaaaaaagtttacttaTTACTACTTGGGGAGCCGCTCTGAGAAAGTTCcacatttgtaaaatatgtgtttgtcAATAAAGAAAAGTAGTTGACAAAGGTCTGAAATGTTGTTACCGCTAGTTCTTACAGTTTGGGTTTCAAtgttggagaaaagaaagacacatcGCACACAAAGGCTCCATATTCTGCATGTGCTTCTCGGCTGAAGTGCTCACATATCAtgatttagtttattattttaacgtaatgtgttattttgtggGGGCAGCCTCCAGAACAGGAGCGTTTTTCGGTCACCAGGCTGGTTCAGAGACACAGTAACAATGCACGCACTGTATGCCAACGAgcagcaacaaagaaaaactccagATAAGCAAataacagcattaaaaaaaaactattgctGATACCTAAATTATTATGAAAATGATGGCGATTGCAACTGAAGCCGAGTGTCTTCTCAACAATTCTTCTGTTCAGTCTAAAACCAAAGGCAACTCTATATCTAAACTGaactaacatttattttctattcttaTTATTTCTCATTCTTAGTATTAGTTCCTCACACtaacattttccagtttaacGCAGCTTTCATTTGAACAGAATGACACGAAACAGTTGAGCAGTCAACGCCTACTAGCGTGAAATGTTCTTCATAATGTTACAGCAATTCTGAGAAATCACcctccacaaacacatacacacacacattcagcagaCTGGAGACAGTATTCACAAAGTAAAATCTAAACTCCTCCCCATGTCCGACCTCCACAGCGCCTCCCTCGGCCAGGGAGGACTGGTGTCTACACAATTAATAAGGCATGTGTCCAAATACACCAAGACTGGTGACCATTATGAACATTATCCCAGCTTTTCCAGACATTACTCTCgttataaattaaaacaatttaaccCCAAATATGTTCAATATTTAACCTTGTGATCGgagctcaaaataaaaatgttgctgccataaaataataattaaaaaaaagaaatcgacACATGATTCCgatatgaatgaattaatgatgcCCTAGAAGATGACTTAGTTACGTATATTAAGCCAGCCTTAGCTTTTACATCACGTTTGGCAGCATGGATTCAGTGCGTCTGCTCTAATTTTTCTTACTGGCTACGTTTAATAGTATCACAGTTGGACTTAACACCAACAAGAATCACAGCACTTTTCGATTTATGCAGTTGTGGAAAacttaatctgacttttaacAGATCAGGACCACTGACCCGACGTCAAAATCATTTCTAGGAGAGACTTACGAGACACTTAACAGCTTAATATAAGATGCCAACAGATCCTCtactgatttcatttttgtgGTGTCAAGTCTTCAAAAGTTGTGATTGTGataagatgataaaaaaaaaaaaacagtttcaatTGAAAATATGAAGTAAGGTATTAACAGGGACCTAACACTGAAATCCTGTTCATATAGAAAATTCTGTCCGATTCTAttctgtgttcagtgtgttaTACTGGTTGCATTAACCTGTACGTTGCTGTTGTGTAACACAGGTGTTGTTGACTAATGCGCTGCGCAAGATCCTTCTCCAACTTCAGCcctgcaagaaaagaaaaaacaacacaaaatattctGATGTGGGTAAAATCTGCTGCAGGCGAAAGCATGCGCCAACTACTCCCTCAATGATTTGTGATCATCAGAAAGGAAACCAGCTAGGACTGGATGTATCGTCCTGCATGCAGCGACAACGTGtggataaacacacacacgaatcaTGCTTTCAGAGGGGAGCTGTTTGTTTCAACAATTTTGGAGACGGTTTGGATTTAAAGTGTGTGTCAGAAACAgcaaaaaaattcacaaaagcGCAATAAAGCACAGTTCAACTGCGAGCTGCAACCCAGGAAGTCTCTCCAGCCTCCTGGCCCAAAACTAACTACGTTGCAAAACTCCTACCACAGTGACGTTCCTTACGAAAGAAAGTGTGAGTGGAGGACTATTACTAAAGCAGAGGCCTGTCACATCACCAGACGTCGTTCCTATGTCAACGGTGGAACAACAAATCTTCATACATATGTAAATCGGTGGGGAAAACACCTTTTGAAGAGCAAGTCAGcttcttgttatttttactgcattctctgtttacattttgttaCGCCAGACATGCATCACACATCATTTGTGGCTTTGACTTGGAACCGTCACTGTTTATTGttcaattataataataaagatataCATGGAGCTAAGATGCCGGGACTTGACAGCAATTGACTGTTTCTGGCTTGCTGCGTATACTTTGTGTGTTGTAGGTTCAATGTGCACACAATGCTCCGACTGAACTAAGGCAACAATGATAAATGTGCTCCCACGCATTGTTCTTCCCTTTTAAGTCGTGGCAACTAGTAAAAGACTGATATAGGCTTGAGAGTTGAGGAGCAGATACCTCCTGAATAAAGATGTTTGCTCTCGATAGGTTGTCGCTCACTCAGTGTCAGAGGATATTTACATAAACTCACAGAAGGTTACAATGTGTGACACACTGAGTTAGTGTTATTGTATCTTAATGacctaaagcataggtctttaacagggggttcGTGATTTATAaacactaggccaagtttagtatagaagtttaaatatacataaaatataaaaatatatatataaataaaaatataaaatgaaaaaaagaccCCTGACCtaaagaaatagaaaacaagTGAGTGATAGGGAGGAAGACATCAGTGCGTGTTTCAGTGTTTACCTTAGATTTGAGCGAGCTCAGCCTGTTTATCTGCTTCAAACTCTCCTTCATTCTCATCGTCCCCGTTATAGTCAGccaggtcctcctccatgtctttCAAACAGAACAGTGTGGTTATTAACACGACACACAAACgtgcatttatttcttagtagttaccagtaaaaaaaaaaggctgtatCTTGCTCAGTTTTATCCTAAATGATACACACGTACCTATATTTTCAGCCCGTTTACTCTGCTGTTGTTTCTCCAGATCAACTCCGCCCACTACTTGCTCATCTGCATCATATTCATCTGGTTCGTCAAGCTTCAGACCAACATTATCATCTGCCTTCCCCCGACCAATCAGCATGCCTTCCATCCCAGGGTCTGCCTCTGAAAAATACAAATCCCTTTTAGTTAGTTAGTCAAaattgaaaaacagacaataaatgCTACTACACATCAGGGTGAAGCAGCTTATTAGATTGTAATCTGTCTCACATAAAGTATCTACTACATGGGTCAAGACAAATCATCTGAAGAGAACGTAACGTTTGGTACGAAGGCACAATTTAAGGTGTATTCGGCGTGTTTGTTTCTTCACCTTCAGTCTGAACACCGTCCTCCTGAGCATCCATCAACTCAATCCCTTTGTTCTCAGTCAGGTTATTCTTCAGTAGTTTGCTGGTCTCTGTCTCAACCTCGTCTGTTTTGATAGCGCCCTCTTGTGGCTCCACCACGTCCTGCttcactgcagcagctgtgggAGACTCTGTTTTGGAGAAATCCTTGGCTGGTAACAGTTCCACCGGGGCACTGGGAGCTGGAAAAATAacaagctgttgttgttgtactgtGCTATTATATGTAAAGatgtaaacacataaaatacaccGCATGAACAGCATGCACTGTACACACAATTTCAGTGctgttgcattttgtgtttcatttaattcgAGCAAACTTATAACCAGAACACTCTAGATCCTCTATTACCTCTGTCCACGGTGATCTCGTTGGTCAGCAGTTCTGGGGGTTCAGTCTCTTTGGAATGAGTGAGGATCGGTGTGTGGCTTACAACAGTTGCTGCTGGAGCTCTGTCCGAGTCAGTCTTGACTGGTTTGTCGTCTTTAACTGCTCCATCccctttgttttcctgctgaggagtaaacattaaatattacattCCAGGCTACAGATGAGTAATAATAAGGGGACTTTCACTAATAAATACAAGAAATGCCAACTCCATTATTATCATTGCATGTGCGCAATGAGGGTGGTTTAGGACATCACTGAACATCTTTAAAGTGTCGCAAAAATTGTGCAATCTGTGGTTCTGTAGGTTTTGAGAACAATGGAGAGTGATACAACGTCGCCTGTGGCTAAATGAGGCTCCTCATCAACAATGTGGAAC includes the following:
- the LOC125012515 gene encoding kallikrein-8-like yields the protein MMKLCFVVLVLAGVASGEIEKRVIGSKKCDGERKYHVQIETVQGKKPCGGALLNKRWFITASHCGNQKINVKLDTSHRPWYKKAKSSIFSFFGRKDKYDQEIPVKQQFIYKDEEGKEHDIMLVKLSKDASSKSTPINLPPAECTKLEVNKQVEIGGWGAHKADLKKSSSLRCANTAITECGENDKPGKVYHVDEAAVMCAFKPDVEVCFGDSGTAVEHDGVLHGIIVSEPVDTCVKRVVMLDICHYRKWIDETMAKHS
- the golm1 gene encoding Golgi membrane protein 1 isoform X1, which encodes MGGLGNGRRGGRSPPLMIAALIACILVLGFNYWVSSSRSLELQTKLYELEGQVRRGAAERGVVEMKKNEFQGEIQRQKEQISHIESFYKKQLEEAQSTCSQDKMTLQLNISSSAKAIQELKGQLNQLSDDLGRVQKELQSCQGNINTLNNKLTYDMTSCHSQVLSQKEQCDERVAAAKLEVQKKMEKLIPVPGVSSQQENKGDGAVKDDKPVKTDSDRAPAATVVSHTPILTHSKETEPPELLTNEITVDRAPSAPVELLPAKDFSKTESPTAAAVKQDVVEPQEGAIKTDEVETETSKLLKNNLTENKGIELMDAQEDGVQTEEADPGMEGMLIGRGKADDNVGLKLDEPDEYDADEQVVGGVDLEKQQQSKRAENIDMEEDLADYNGDDENEGEFEADKQAELAQI
- the golm1 gene encoding Golgi membrane protein 1 isoform X2 — its product is MGGLGNGRRGGRSPPLMIAALIACILVLGFNYWVSSSRSLELQTKLYELEGQVRRGAAERGVVEMKKNEFQGEIQRQKEQISHIESFYKKQLEEAQSTCSQDKMTLQLNISSSAKAIQELKGQLNQLSDDLGRVQKELQSCQGNINTLNNKLTYDMTSCHSQVLSQKEQCDERVAAAKLEVQKKMEKLIPVPGVSSQENKGDGAVKDDKPVKTDSDRAPAATVVSHTPILTHSKETEPPELLTNEITVDRAPSAPVELLPAKDFSKTESPTAAAVKQDVVEPQEGAIKTDEVETETSKLLKNNLTENKGIELMDAQEDGVQTEEADPGMEGMLIGRGKADDNVGLKLDEPDEYDADEQVVGGVDLEKQQQSKRAENIDMEEDLADYNGDDENEGEFEADKQAELAQI